One Acetobacter oryzoeni genomic window, GGCTATGCTGTGTGTGCAGGCCCTTCAGCGTGAAGGGGTGGAACCTGCAAGCGGGCCGGTACTGGTTACCGGCGCCAGTGGCGGAGTAGGTAGCGTGGCTATCATGCTGCTATCGCGGTTGGGGTATCAGGTTGTGGCAGTAACCGGGCGGTTGGAAGAGCAACCTTACCTGCACAGTTTGGGGGCTGCAGACGTATTGCCGCGCGCGCATTTTACCACGCCATCCCGCCCGTTGGAAAAAGCGCGTTGGGCTGGTGCGGTTGATGTTGTGGGGGGGCAGGTTCTGGCCTCGGTGTGTGCAAGTATGCGCCCTCAAGGGGTGGTTACAGCATGCGGGTTGGCCGGAGGGATGGATTTTCCCGCAACGGTGGCCCCATTTATTTTGCGTGGCGTAACATTGGTGGGCATTGATAGCGTGCAATGTCCGCGGCGAGAGCGGCAGGAAGCATGGGCGCGCCTTGCTGAACTGATAAACCCTAGTCAGCTTGATGACATGGTGCGTGAGATTGATCTGGCAGAAGCCCCGCAGGCTGCGGATATGCTTCTGGCAGGCCATGTGCGGGGACGGTTGGTTGTACGTATTCCTTAACCCCAAAAATTAAGATGCCGCCCTGTTTTGCTTATGGGGTGGTTGATACTGGGTCAGCACGCCGCCGGGCTGGAAGATATAAATGGTATCTGCATGTGCAATGGTTGCCGGGCGATGGGCAACCATAATGCGGGTAATGTTCATATCGCGCAGGGCTTCGGCCACCTTGTGTTCGGTCAGTTCATCCAGATGGCTCGTGGCTTCATCCAGAAACAGGATTTCGGGTTTGCGATAGAGCGCGCGTGCCAGAATAACGCGCTGCTTTTGCCCACCAGAAAGCCCACTGCCCATATCACCCACCAAGGTTTCAAACCCCATAGGCATGCGCTTGATATCGTCAATAATGGCAGCACGGGTGGCGCATTCCACCAGCCATGCCTCATCCACCTGTTCGGAAAAACCACTGATATTATCTGCAATAGAGCCAGAGAACAGGCCATCATCCTGCAACA contains:
- the acuI gene encoding acrylyl-CoA reductase (NADPH) — its product is MFKALYVEKTETGQQVTLRELAEADLPEGDVTIRVQWSSLNYKDALALTGKGPIIRNWPMVPGIDLAGKVEASTHPAVLVGQDVIVTGHGLGESRWGGFAQLARVPGLWALPQPLGLNGRQVMALGTAGFTAMLCVQALQREGVEPASGPVLVTGASGGVGSVAIMLLSRLGYQVVAVTGRLEEQPYLHSLGAADVLPRAHFTTPSRPLEKARWAGAVDVVGGQVLASVCASMRPQGVVTACGLAGGMDFPATVAPFILRGVTLVGIDSVQCPRRERQEAWARLAELINPSQLDDMVREIDLAEAPQAADMLLAGHVRGRLVVRIP